From Cotesia glomerata isolate CgM1 linkage group LG2, MPM_Cglom_v2.3, whole genome shotgun sequence, a single genomic window includes:
- the LOC123258838 gene encoding uncharacterized protein LOC123258838 translates to MLFAILLVFVLQFLNSKGDYDLFMEDVDNPAYNEEYFTKPDFYLDNNNGIVLNFSIIKQLPEGTEGRFIIKRASMGEYVVDTGIDVTMGLCDGIEEPILIGPILKVLGFTVDNCPPGVGVYQFEGYKLPKENLPDDFPPNNYKVTLEIFYGEQIILIIEVLVKII, encoded by the exons ATGCTATTCGCCATACTGTTAGTTTTTGTGCTCCAGTTCTTAAATTCAaag ggagattatgatttatttatggAAGATGTGGATAACCCTGCTTACAATGAAGAGTACTTTACGAAACCTGATTTTTATCTTGACAATAACAATGGAATAGTTCTCaacttttcaattataaaacagCTGCCAGAAGGAACCGAA GGCCGTTTCATAATAAAACGAGCATCCATGGGTGAGTATGTTGTGGACACTGGAATCGATGTAACAATGGGATTATGTGATGGCATCGAAGAACCTATATTGATCGGTCCGATTCTTAAAGTATTAGGATTTACTGTAGACAACTGTCCTCCTGGTGTt ggTGTTTATCAATTCGAAGGCTATAAATTACCAAAAGAAAATCTCCCAGATGATTTTCCACCCAATAATTATAAAGTCACTCTAGAAATCTTCTATGGAGAGCAAATAATACTTATTATCGAGGTACTGGTTAAGATTatctaa